The Lasioglossum baleicum chromosome 7, iyLasBale1, whole genome shotgun sequence genomic sequence GAGACGGGGTGGTTGTTGTTCTTGGCACAAGAAATGACTTGAGTAAGTattatttaatcaattaaaatttttatcttgtTCGATTGAAAAGAATTAATCGCCCCAAATTGTGATCAATTTAATCGATTTATTAAATtactaattataaatattaataaatattgaatttattaagtTCAATGCGCTATTTCATGATCAATTCTTTTAGGTCCAACCACTGTATTATCTCAgggtatgaaaaatataatagatGCTATGAAAACGCATAATGTAAAAGCAGTATCTGTTTGCTTGTCTGGTAATTAATTTCTTCTAGAACAATTATAGTTTAAGtgtgaattaatattttttataagcATCTcaataatgttttattatttgtagCATTCTTATTCTATAAACCTGAAGCAGTGCCCGCTATATTCAAGGATTTAAATGCAGATCATCAACGCATGTTTGACTTACTTAAAGCAAGCGAATTAAAGTGGATCGCTGTATTACCTCCACACATTGCTGGTAcgcattgcattaaatatacatatattgaagcTAATCGCATATTACTATATGATTTACTTTCAGATGCACCAAGTTCAAAGTATGTAATCAAGTACGACGAATCTCCAGGTCGCGCTATTTCTAAACATGATTTAGGTGCATTTCTTGTTGAAAGCCTTCAGCAGCCAGAACATTATCAGAAAGTTTGTGGCATTGCAACTGTTTCATAATACAacatgaaacacaattttacaCAAATAAAAAGTGTCCTATTTTTATCTTTGGATGATCTATTAAATTAGGTATAGGAAATGCCAGATGTTCCTATGAATTGTTTTTACTCGTTTacagaaataaataagaaaagtaaGAGCACACACACAAAAGGATTATAATCTTTACGAAGACTATTTCATTGCCTCTAGGAGCtgtacaattttcaaaaatattttttgcagttTATTGTTGGAATGGATTGTATGATTCGATATTTCATTACTGTACTGACAAATGAAAAGTATTAGTGTAGCATGAacgattaaaaaaataatttactatATCAATAAATAATATGTAATCTGCAAACATTTATATAATGGAATATGAAAAGATCTTAAATGTAACGACTGGCTTCATTACATTACTATTATTGTAATGTTTTCACCATGTGCGTTCTATGAGCAATTCCATTAAAATCATAGAACTTAGGCATCCGAAAATTTGGCATTGGTGGAGGTGGTGGGCCAGAAAATTGCATAGATTTTTCTTTAAGTTTTGCTTTTGTAAATGCTGCAGTAGAATATACAACATCATTAATTCCATAGGCTTTGAATGGATCACAGGTTTTATAGCCATTTTTAAGATAGAAAACTTCTTGACCTTTGgttgttaaatatatatttttaaatcctcTTTTTTTAACATATTCTTCTGCACCATGAAGCAATTTCGATCCAAGCCCTTGGGATCTACATTGGTAGTCGATTATAACTAAAATATATGTGGAAGAATGTTATTATATTACTTTTCTTCCTTGAAATATTCACTCAAGTTAAACTTACCTGATTGTATGAAACAACTATGGCGTAATTTTGATATTAAGGATATCTTACAGTGACCAAGTACTCTATTCTCCTTGTTAATAAGGATAAGACATGTGGGAAATTTATCGCATGATACAGTTAAAGATTCTAACCTGTTTTATGGAaaaaatgaattaattttaGAAACTATAATCTCTCTCCTATCGCTAAATACATTAATATAGTATACCGTGCAGTCTCGCTTCGTGGCCATTCAGAATTAAGTAGCTTGCAACATTCTTTAGTTAATTCTGGTCGCCTATGAAGAGGTACTATAGAATATTCTTTATCAATTGTTGCCATAATCTTCTGCAAATATACATGAAAAGAAAGAATATCATTCTACTTAACACGCATACGACTTTactattctaataattttattctgaacaacagtGTTATGTAAAATATAACTTCTGCAACAATCGCAAAATTACAATTCAttatcaaaaaaaaaaataacaatcATGCTGATCATCATTTCTGACAGATTACGATGTTCGAGAAAATTTGATCCGATAACAGAGAGTTCATGATTCATCATATATTAGGCGTCGAGGTTTGTTCATGAAAGCATGTATGTTCTCGGAAAATAGCTATCCGGGTCTAAAATAGAGATGGACGCACGACAACCTGCCATTGACAGGCATCGAAAAATAGAAAGTATTAACACGCGTCGAGAAGTCGTAAGAAATACTTTGCAGCAGATGTCCTTACCGTATTTTTTTGTTTGTAAACGACGAGAACTTGACACGAAAGATTAAAGGTCACTGTTGTTCTCCACCTGTATGTATCTCGTGCGGAAATAGCTTTCAGATTAGTGTCATCTTGAGCTACGAACGATATTTCTGCTGAACGTATCCCCACCGTTATGTAAAATTTTCACCGCACCCAGCCGCATTGTTGGATATAACACTCCGAGCGGCTGTATTTACAAATGTATTCGTACACTGCTCAAATTACTTGGATCTCTAGCATTCTCTAGTTCAAAGAATACATAAATAATTACGTTaaaaacattaatattgaataaaaatatcaaGAAAACGTTAGAAGTGCTGTATCGTGTATTTACAACCTCGTGATAGAAGAACGAATACGATCAAGTTCTCGAACGTAACCTTTCACCCGACATTTTTTGATTGTCAATTCATTTTTCAACATGTGGACAACGGTTCCTGGGTCAATTCAAAGATTCCAGTCAATTATTCGAATTAAAtggtaatttattttgatttactTTAATAACGAGGTCGAGTCTTTTGAAgagatattaaataaaaatataaagtttATAAATAgattataaataacaatagtaatttataaatacaatGTTTTTGAAAAACGTTAAATTTTCGAGCCGCGAATAAAGTTAATTAACCGATTCCGTCAAGTTATGTCCCGATATTTTGATATATCTGATATGTACAAGTTGATTTTCCAATGATTATTTGTCGAAGTATGTAGTTGTATTAGCGGTGCTTTATTCCTTTTGTTTCATTCCTCTTTGGACATCGAACACGTGTATGACTTTTGTAGAAGAATTCTTTAGAGTGAGTGTCATGCAGTGTCATGTGTCCTTTGTTGACTTGTCCATGACCCATTCCCTTTTGGACGCGAGAACCTTTTTTTGCATTTGACCCATTTTTCTTAATAGCATCAGTTCTATATGTGAGCGGCGTTCTGCATTCTTTATTTCGGCAGTGCTCGTCAATGTTGTCTTACTTAGATTAACGCACGACGGACCGTCAAAAGTTTATTCTGATCGTAAACGAAGCACTGATATATCAGTGAAACGAAGGCAATTTCAACAACCGATGTAAATACATACTCATTCTGAAGTAACATTATAACAAACAACCTTCACTGTGTTATGTACAGAAAGATTTAATTCTCAGAAATTGAAGTTGCACCATAGTAGAAGTAAATTTTTTCATCTTTCTTACGTAATTCTGCTTCAAAATTTTCCAAGTTATAGAAACACGGTGGAATGGAAAAATCAAGTGATTTATACAATTATCGTGAAATAtaacaaaaaaacaaaaatacatatttgcGAGTTTATAGATTTTGGATTTGCAATTTCTTCCAACAAACTGTAATTGCTcttgtattttcaatatttatttattgataattTTCTGCTATCGAAAGAAATAATATTGATACGTATAATTCTTTACATCATTGGGAGCCACTGACTGTCGCGGAAGAAATGGTTTGTTTGTATTTTGTATcaacagagagtatatgagagtgtcgACTGGTGTCGACGCCCGGGGCAGAGAGTATATATGagtatgagagtgctcac encodes the following:
- the LOC143210276 gene encoding flavin reductase (NADPH), translated to MNRIVVFGGTGNTGLCALNDAVKKGLKVRAFVRDENKIPTNLKDKIETVVGDVTNAEQVSSAIADRDGVVVVLGTRNDLSPTTVLSQGMKNIIDAMKTHNVKAVSVCLSAFLFYKPEAVPAIFKDLNADHQRMFDLLKASELKWIAVLPPHIADAPSSKYVIKYDESPGRAISKHDLGAFLVESLQQPEHYQKVCGIATVS
- the Naa80 gene encoding N-alpha-acetyltransferase 80 translates to MATIDKEYSIVPLHRRPELTKECCKLLNSEWPRSETARLESLTVSCDKFPTCLILINKENRVLGHCKISLISKLRHSCFIQSVIIDYQCRSQGLGSKLLHGAEEYVKKRGFKNIYLTTKGQEVFYLKNGYKTCDPFKAYGINDVVYSTAAFTKAKLKEKSMQFSGPPPPPMPNFRMPKFYDFNGIAHRTHMVKTLQ